Proteins encoded together in one Phalacrocorax aristotelis chromosome 7, bGulAri2.1, whole genome shotgun sequence window:
- the SAMD7 gene encoding sterile alpha motif domain-containing protein 7: MTPRDHMRKMSILGEQGTLEEKHLYRLASGMAAGELRQRQEMLMRNQLMAVNPQLMGAGQQRMQAIPSQFEPRLVDRDLLPSTEMMASADPRQIHIASHLGPTVPQHANMPNILSSRIYPGPGYSFLQPESMEAVARRQELVQKQNIARMEMEMSAIFQQKEMEKAHRKGLLGLEAPFLYHGIPASPIAFRGRHRLPEGHLPSDLYVHRTTLDEIHGNTMLMATSPYPPVSTLQRERGRRPGRRAGNHKTADCSANGTKNQADDKPTDPASAAADDEKEDKKEAEVETPNKHEQSKNQSEPSAVAKNCKEFEQGLRKNCATHEISAETNSCSNTNEKESNSSCAAFDDKYMYPSAIPFSALPYGFPVPSNPLLPSGAHGLILNGEDISSIEDIRKWTVDDVYNFIITLPGCSDYAQIFKDHAIDGETLPLLTEEHLLDTMGIKLGPALKIRSQVSRRLGNVFYMMNLPLSMPLPPAAGKPPEQPSDIASPLHCNSSGDTLDSPCSQDPETSKAVEQIVSESRENPCDTAGSQADFQMITFQKS; the protein is encoded by the exons ATGACTCCACGAGATCACATGAGAAAAATGTCTATCCTGGGGGAACAAGGAACACTAGAAGAAAAGCACTTATACCGATTAGCAAGTGGCATGGCAGCAGGAG AACTGCGGCAGCGGCAAGAGATGCTAATGAGAAATCAGTTGATGGCAGTAAACCCTCAGCTAATGGGGGCAGGCCAGCAGAGAATGCAGgcgattccctcccagtttgAGCCTCGACTGGTAGACAG GGATCTGTTACCTTCAACTGAAATGATGGCATCAGCTGACCCAAGACAAATCCATATAGCGTCCCACCTTGGGCCCACAGTCCCACAGCACGCAAACATGCCGAACATTTTGTCCAGCCGCATTTACCCGGGCCCAG GCTATAGCTTTCTGCAACCAGAATCCATGGAAGCTGTGGCCAGAAGACAGGAATTggttcaaaagcaaaacattgcCAG AATGGAAATGGAGATGAGTGctatttttcagcaaaaagaaatggagaaagctCATCGGAAAGGGCTACTGGGCCTGGAAGCACCCTTCCTTTACCATGGGATCCCAGCTAGTCCCATTGCTTTCCGTGGCAGGCACAGGCTACCTGAAGGCCACCTTCCCAGCGATTTATACGTTCATCGTACCACCCTAGATGAAATTCACGGCAACACTATGCTCATGGCAACCAGCCCATACCCTCCAGTCAGCACTTTGCAAAGGGAGAGGGGACGAcgaccagggagaagagctggaAACCACAAAACTGCAGACTGTAGTGCCAATGGCACAAAGAACCAAGCTGACGACAAACCTACAGACcctgcttcagctgcagcagatgatgagaaagaagacaagaaagaagcagaggTGGAGACCCCAAACAAACAcgaacaaagcaaaaaccagaGTGAGCCATCTGCAGTTGCAAAAAACTGTAAAGAGTTTGAACAAGGCTTGAGAAAAAACTGTGCTACTCATGAAATATCTGCTGAAACCAACAGCTGCAGCAACACAAATGAGAAGGAATCTAATagctcctgtgctgcttttgatgACAAGTACATGTACCCTTCTGCAATCCCATTCTCAGCATTACCATATGGATTTCCAGTACCCAGCAACCCATTGCTACCTTCAG GAGCACATGGCCTGATCCTGAATGGAGAAGACATTTCTTCCATTGAAGACATTCGCAAGTGGACCGTTGATGATGTATACAACTTCATCATTACCCTCCCAGGCTGTTCAGATTATGCCCAG ATATTTAAAGACCATGCTATTGATGGAGAAACCCTCCCACTGCTAACAGAGGAACATCTCCTGGATACAATGGGAATAAAACTTGGACCAGCATTAAAAATCCGCTCTCAG GTGTCTCGACGTCTGGGCAATGTGTTTTATATGATGAACCTTCCTCTGTCCATGCCCCTGCCTCCTGCCGCAGGCAAACCCCCAGAGCAGCCCTCCGACATAGCCTCCCCTCTTCACTGCAACAGCAGTGGCGATACGCTGGATAGCCCCTGCTCTCAGGACCCAGAAACTTCAAAAGCAGTGGAACAGATCGTTTCAGAAAGCAGGGAAAATCCATGTGACACAGCTGGATCTCAGGCTGACTTCCAGATGAtcacttttcagaaaagttGA